From a single Diachasmimorpha longicaudata isolate KC_UGA_2023 chromosome 13, iyDiaLong2, whole genome shotgun sequence genomic region:
- the LOC135168570 gene encoding solute carrier family 35 member E3-like isoform X3 has protein sequence MILIATTFCGFVVLTNLSLAYNTVGTYQWVNRKQKEFQMDPMQLLYYQAPISAAMLFIIIPVLEPLDNTIIRHWSCFDISIVLLSSIVAFFVNLTSYWIIGYTSPLTYNMVGHCKFCLLLLGGAIIFHESLAFNQTTGIALTLGGIILYAHVKMKDNRSSPSDSTMEEGKSLVHKI, from the exons ATGATTTTAATTGCCACAACTTTCTGCGGATTTGTGGTGTTGACGAACTTGAGCTTGGCATACAACACTGTTGGAACATATCAG TGGGTTAATAGAAAGCAAAAGGAATTTCAAATGGATCCCATGCAGTTGTTGTATTACCAAGCACCTATTTCTGCTGCTATGCTGTTTATTATAATACCTGTGCTGGAACCTCTTGATAACACCATCATACGCCATTGGAGTTGTTTCGACATT tcaataGTGCTTTTATCAAGTATTGTTGCTTTTTTCGTGAATCTCACCTCCTATTGGATCATTGGGTATACATCACCATTAAC GTATAACATGGTAGGGCATTGTAAATTTTGTCTTTTATTATTGGGAGGAGCTATAATTTTCCATGAATCACTGGCTTTTAATCAGACGACAGGAATTGCCTTAACATTAGGGGGCATTATTTTATATGCACATGTGAAG ATGAAGGATAATCGATCGAGCCCCTCCGACTCTACTATGGAAGAGGGAAAATCACTCGTTCACAAAATATAA
- the LOC135168570 gene encoding solute carrier family 35 member E3-like isoform X1, producing MHKKTRTVFYLILNIIFSIIIVLLNKWIYVHLGFPNITLSMIHFAVTSIGLLICEKLDVFCVKSVAAKDMILIATTFCGFVVLTNLSLAYNTVGTYQVAKMLTTPCVIMMQMCFYDKHFSVMIKLTLIPIALGVIINFYYDLQFNIRGTIYAGLGVIVTSLYQVWVNRKQKEFQMDPMQLLYYQAPISAAMLFIIIPVLEPLDNTIIRHWSCFDISIVLLSSIVAFFVNLTSYWIIGYTSPLTYNMVGHCKFCLLLLGGAIIFHESLAFNQTTGIALTLGGIILYAHVKMKDNRSSPSDSTMEEGKSLVHKI from the exons ATGCATAAGAAAACAAGGACGGTATTTTATTTGATCCTCAATATAATATTTTCGATTATTATTGTGTtattaaacaaatggatttatgTTCATCTTGGATTTCCAAATATAACTTTGTCTATGATCCATTTTGCTGTAACTTCTATCGGTTTATTAATATGTGAGAAATTGGATGTATTTTGTGTGAAAAGTGTAGCAGCTAAGGACATGATTTTAATTGCCACAACTTTCTGCGGATTTGTGGTGTTGACGAACTTGAGCTTGGCATACAACACTGTTGGAACATATCAGGTAGCCAAGATGCTGACTACGCCTTGTGTCATCATGATGCAGATGTGTTTCTATGATAAACATTTTAGTGTGATGATCAAATTAACTCTAATACCCATTGCTCTTGGAgtgattatcaatttttattacgatCTGCAGTTTAATATCAGAGGGACCATTTACGCGGGTCTGGGCGTGATCGTCACATCACTTTATCAAGTt TGGGTTAATAGAAAGCAAAAGGAATTTCAAATGGATCCCATGCAGTTGTTGTATTACCAAGCACCTATTTCTGCTGCTATGCTGTTTATTATAATACCTGTGCTGGAACCTCTTGATAACACCATCATACGCCATTGGAGTTGTTTCGACATT tcaataGTGCTTTTATCAAGTATTGTTGCTTTTTTCGTGAATCTCACCTCCTATTGGATCATTGGGTATACATCACCATTAAC GTATAACATGGTAGGGCATTGTAAATTTTGTCTTTTATTATTGGGAGGAGCTATAATTTTCCATGAATCACTGGCTTTTAATCAGACGACAGGAATTGCCTTAACATTAGGGGGCATTATTTTATATGCACATGTGAAG ATGAAGGATAATCGATCGAGCCCCTCCGACTCTACTATGGAAGAGGGAAAATCACTCGTTCACAAAATATAA
- the LOC135168574 gene encoding ribulose-phosphate 3-epimerase, with translation MSKAHLSAKIGPSILNADLSKLHDESQKLLDNGADYLHLDVMDGHFVPNLTFGHPLVKCLRGKIKNAFFETHMMVSKPEQWIEPMADAGVDQYTFHVEPVEDVPLVCRKVREAGMKVGVALKPGTPVDVVVNYVDQADMVLVMTVEPGFGGQKFMQNMMEKVSWLRKNYPALNIEVDGGVGPNTIDACAKAGANWIVSGTAVIGAPEPAKVITTLRNAVNSYLGTN, from the exons ATGTCTAAGGCTCATCTTAGTGCAAAAATAGGACCCTCGATCCTGAATGCTGATTTATCAAAACTCCACGATGAATCGCAAAAACTACTAGATAACGGGGCTGATTACCTGCATTTGGACGTCATGGATGGCCACTTTGTGCCTAATCTGACATTCGGGCATCCCTTGGTCAAGTGCttgaggggaaaaattaaGAATGCCTTCTTTGAAACGCATATGATGGTATCAAAGCCAGAGCAG TGGATCGAACCAATGGCTGATGCTGGGGTCGATCAGTACACATTCCATGTTGAACCAGTTGAAGACGTTCCGTTGGTGTGCAGAAAGGTCAGGGAAGCCGGTATGAAG GTGGGGGTTGCTTTGAAGCCAGGAACTCCAGTAGACGTTGTTGTAAATTATGTGGATCAGGCTGACATGGTTCTCGTGATGACTGTGGAGCCAGGCTTCGGAGGCCAGAAGTTCATGCAGAATATGATGGAGAAGGTTTCCTGGCTCAGgaagaattatcctgcactcAACATTGAGGTTGATGGTGGTGTGGGGCCCAATACCATTGATGCATGTGCCAAA gcTGGAGCCAATTGGATTGTCTCAGGAACGGCAGTAATTGGTGCTCCAGAACCAGCAAAAGTCATAACCACCCTGAGAAATGCAGTGAATTCCTACTTGGGGACTAACTAA
- the LOC135168569 gene encoding putative methyltransferase C9orf114 homolog — translation MAATVPQGKSWQEHNKIRKEKRKKWREERLVKKTKKETEAEEKIEEEPQKKPEKIEISTLSIAVPGSILDNAQSPELRTYLAGQIARAACIYKVDEVIVFDDQGQVTEGDRKKIKKDEQLGEARVGCLQLARILQYLECPQYLRKYFFPLHKDLQYAGVLNPLDAPHHLRANDVSPFREGVVTNKPIKAGKGSQVNVGLLNDVHIDKMLTPGLRVTLRIPLDQENPKRLKGTVVAPTVPHAETGIYWGYSVRLASSITEVFSQCPYEKGYDLTIGTSDKGSPTDEIPSKGIEYNHGLVVFGGLSGLETALEADPCLSIDDPSLLFDKYLNTCPEQGSRTIRTEEAILVSLSELRGKLLAKHPPISHPQFPLHKEEQPHLPHTEDKCSKTINSDDKNESKVRVYQSDSSEGE, via the exons ATGGCAGCAACAGTCCCTCAAGGTAAAAGTTGGCAAGAACACAACAAAATTCGCAAAGAGAAACGTAAGAAATGGAGGGAAGAACGTCTAgtgaaaaaaactaaaaaagaaACAGAAGCAGAAGAGAAAATTGAGGAGGAACCCCAGAAGAAACCTGAAAAGATTGAAATTTCGACCCTGAGCATCGCAGTTCCAGGGTCAATCCTCGATAACGCCCAATCCCCTGAGCTGAGAACATACCTGGCTGGACAAATAGCACGTGCAGCCTGCATTTACAAAGTTGACGAAGTGATTGTCTTTGACGACCAAGGACAGGTGACGGAAGGCGACaggaagaaaataaagaaagacGAACAGTTGGGGGAGGCCAGGGTGGGCTGCCTGCAGCTGGCGAGAATTCTGCAGTACCTCGAGTGCCCCCAGTACCTGAGGAAGTACTTTTTTCCACTGCACAAGGATTTGCAGTACGCAGGGGTTTTAAATCCTCTGGATGCACCTCATCACCTGAGGGCCAATGATGTTTCACCCTTTCGAGAAGGAGTGGTGACTAACAAACCGATTAAAGCTGGAAAAGGATCACAGGTGAATGTGGGACTGCTCAATGATGTTCATATTGACAAAATGCTGACCCCTGGGCTCAGGGTTACCCTGAGAATTCCGCTGGATCAGGAAAATCCTAAGAGATTGAAAG GTACTGTAGTTGCTCCTACAGTTCCACACGCTGAGACCGGAATATATTGGGGGTATTCCGTGCGTTTAGCCTCGAGCATCACCGAGGTATTCTCCCAATGCCCCTACGAGAAGGGTTACGACCTTACAATTGGAACATCTGACAAGGGATCACCGACCGACGAGATTCCCTCGAAGGGTATTGAGTACAACCACGGGCTGGTGGTGTTTGGGGGTCTGTCAGGTCTGGAGACAGCCCTCGAGGCCGATCCATGCCTCAGCATCGATGACCCGAGCCTCCTCTTCGATAAATACCTTAACACCTGTCCTGAGCAGGGCTCCAGGACTATCAGAACTGAGGAAGCCATTCTGGTTTCTCTTTCTGAACTCAGGGGCAAATTACTCGCCAAACATCCTCCTATTTCCCATCCACAATTTCCCCTTCACAAGGAGGAACAGCCACATCTACCCCATACTGAGGATAAATGCAGTAAAACGATCAATTCTGACGACAAAAATGAGAGCAAAGTGAGGGTTTATCAATCGGATTCTAGTGAAGGAGAGTAA
- the LOC135168570 gene encoding solute carrier family 35 member E3-like isoform X2 yields MILIATTFCGFVVLTNLSLAYNTVGTYQVAKMLTTPCVIMMQMCFYDKHFSVMIKLTLIPIALGVIINFYYDLQFNIRGTIYAGLGVIVTSLYQVWVNRKQKEFQMDPMQLLYYQAPISAAMLFIIIPVLEPLDNTIIRHWSCFDISIVLLSSIVAFFVNLTSYWIIGYTSPLTYNMVGHCKFCLLLLGGAIIFHESLAFNQTTGIALTLGGIILYAHVKMKDNRSSPSDSTMEEGKSLVHKI; encoded by the exons ATGATTTTAATTGCCACAACTTTCTGCGGATTTGTGGTGTTGACGAACTTGAGCTTGGCATACAACACTGTTGGAACATATCAGGTAGCCAAGATGCTGACTACGCCTTGTGTCATCATGATGCAGATGTGTTTCTATGATAAACATTTTAGTGTGATGATCAAATTAACTCTAATACCCATTGCTCTTGGAgtgattatcaatttttattacgatCTGCAGTTTAATATCAGAGGGACCATTTACGCGGGTCTGGGCGTGATCGTCACATCACTTTATCAAGTt TGGGTTAATAGAAAGCAAAAGGAATTTCAAATGGATCCCATGCAGTTGTTGTATTACCAAGCACCTATTTCTGCTGCTATGCTGTTTATTATAATACCTGTGCTGGAACCTCTTGATAACACCATCATACGCCATTGGAGTTGTTTCGACATT tcaataGTGCTTTTATCAAGTATTGTTGCTTTTTTCGTGAATCTCACCTCCTATTGGATCATTGGGTATACATCACCATTAAC GTATAACATGGTAGGGCATTGTAAATTTTGTCTTTTATTATTGGGAGGAGCTATAATTTTCCATGAATCACTGGCTTTTAATCAGACGACAGGAATTGCCTTAACATTAGGGGGCATTATTTTATATGCACATGTGAAG ATGAAGGATAATCGATCGAGCCCCTCCGACTCTACTATGGAAGAGGGAAAATCACTCGTTCACAAAATATAA